The bacterium genome window below encodes:
- a CDS encoding oxidoreductase, whose translation YALDNRADFNRVILFYGCREPKEVLFRDEMAGLVSRADLECHLTVDTDPNKTWPYNVGVVTTLFEQVEGLDPEKTYAAICGPPVVYKFVVERLLELNFSKGRILMSLERMMKCGVGKCLHCSIGHKYTCLDGPIFTYWDAINLRESI comes from the coding sequence GTACGCCCTGGACAACCGCGCCGACTTCAACCGCGTCATCCTTTTCTACGGCTGCCGCGAGCCGAAGGAGGTCCTCTTCCGCGACGAGATGGCCGGCCTCGTCTCCCGGGCCGACCTCGAGTGCCACCTGACCGTGGACACCGACCCCAACAAGACCTGGCCCTACAACGTGGGGGTCGTCACCACGCTCTTCGAACAGGTGGAGGGGCTCGACCCGGAGAAGACCTACGCCGCCATCTGCGGCCCGCCGGTGGTTTACAAATTCGTCGTCGAGAGGCTCCTGGAGCTCAACTTCTCCAAGGGGCGGATTCTGATGAGCCTGGAGCGGATGATGAAGTGCGGGGTGGGCAAGTGCCTGCACTGCAGCATCGGGCACAAGTACACCTGCCTGGACGGGCCGATATTCACCTACTGGGACGCGATAAATTTACGGGAATCCATCTGA